In the genome of Neodiprion pinetum isolate iyNeoPine1 chromosome 2, iyNeoPine1.2, whole genome shotgun sequence, one region contains:
- the LOC124211191 gene encoding chymotrypsin-like elastase family member 2A, with product MNLRAFVATAHLVALLHNGLGMMKLDKHEHEKCGRVAPTQRQSRAANDSRTATATPSTTGRIFNGKPSKRGAWPWQVSLQLLHPKMGFIGHWCGGVLVDPMWVLTAAHCIHNELFNLPVGALWTAVVGEWELDSRRRGSARLPVERVIQHERFNNYVHDIALLKLVRPAPLSSMVRTICLPDKDVRLQEQAHCVASGWGRSGPSPALSTALLEASVPLLELEDCEIAYGQTVPIRGGHLCAGHTDGSTGSCVGDSGGPLQCRRANGDWELAGVTSFGSGCAQPGYPDVYTRVKHYVTWIRDTIRADRNS from the exons ATGAATTTACGCGCATTTGTAGCGACCGCTCATCTCGTCGCCCTCTTGCATAATGGACTGGGCATGATGAAACTGGATAAGCACGAGCACGAAA AATGCGGGCGAGTCGCTCCTACGCAGAGGCAGTCACGGGCTGCGAACGACTCGAGGACGGCTACCGCTACGCCATCCACCACGGGGCGAATCTTCAACGGGAAGCCGAGCAAAAGGGGCGCTTGGCCTTGGCAAGTTTCGCTCCAACTTCTTCACCCGAAAATGGGCTTCATCGGACACTGGTGCGGCGGAGTTCTCGTCGATCCGATGTGGGTGCTGACCGCAGCCCACTGCATCCACAA CGAACTCTTCAATTTGCCCGTTGGCGCCTTATGGACAGCGGTGGTTGGTGAATGGGAGCTGGACTCTAGGCGACGAGGATCTGCTCGGCTTCCGGTAGAAAGGGTCATCCAACACGAACGTTTCAACAACTACGTCCACGATATAG CTCTCTTAAAGTTGGTCAGACCAGCCCCACTGTCATCCATGGTGCGGACAATCTGTCTGCCTGACAAGGACGTGAGGCTACAGGAGCAAGCTCACTGCGTTGCATCTGGCTGGGGTCGATCCGGTCCTTCACCAGCTCTTTCTACAGCTCTTCTGGAGGCCAGCGTCCCTCTGCTGGAGCTTGAAGACTGCGAAATAGCCTACGGACAGACCGTGCCAATCCGTGGTGGGCATCTTTGTGCTGGACATACCGATGGTTCGACTGGAAGTTGCGTG GGTGATTCAGGAGGTCCGCTACAGTGCCGGCGCGCAAACGGCGACTGGGAATTAGCCGGTGTCACGTCATTTGGCTCGGGGTGTGCGCAGCCTGGTTACCCGGATGTCTACACCCGTGTGAAGCACTATGTAACATGGATTAGAGACACCATTCGAGCTGACAGAAACTCGTGA